Proteins co-encoded in one Kribbella qitaiheensis genomic window:
- a CDS encoding ABC transporter permease yields the protein MSTQSHSIVMLRRDFKHIARNPTSVFNAVLMPIVMMLMFVYVFGAAFDVGEDYINYATPGLMLLAVCYGLSATAVAVNSDMTKGIINRFKVMDVPRGAVLSGHVVASVMTNLLANAALLGVAFLLGFSPSASFLDWLGVVGIIVLLGIAAAWLTVALGLAAKSPETAGLAAVPLIMLPFFSSAIVPADKMGQGVRQFAEYQPFTPIIESLRGFLNGAPQSSDVIPALAWCVGIAIVGYLWASATFKKRA from the coding sequence ATGAGCACCCAGTCCCACTCCATCGTCATGCTGCGTCGCGACTTCAAGCACATCGCCCGGAACCCGACCTCGGTGTTCAACGCGGTGCTGATGCCGATCGTGATGATGCTGATGTTCGTCTACGTGTTCGGAGCCGCCTTCGACGTCGGCGAGGACTACATCAACTACGCGACGCCGGGCCTGATGCTGCTCGCGGTCTGCTACGGACTCAGTGCCACCGCGGTGGCGGTGAACTCAGACATGACGAAGGGCATCATCAACCGGTTCAAGGTGATGGACGTCCCTCGCGGCGCGGTGCTGAGCGGTCACGTGGTCGCCAGTGTGATGACCAACCTGCTCGCCAACGCGGCTCTGCTCGGCGTCGCCTTCCTGCTCGGATTCAGCCCGTCGGCCAGCTTCCTCGACTGGCTCGGCGTGGTCGGCATCATCGTCCTGCTCGGTATCGCGGCAGCCTGGCTCACGGTCGCTCTGGGCCTGGCGGCGAAGTCTCCCGAGACGGCAGGGCTGGCCGCCGTACCGCTGATCATGCTGCCGTTCTTCAGCAGCGCGATCGTGCCGGCGGACAAGATGGGCCAGGGCGTGCGGCAGTTCGCGGAGTACCAGCCCTTCACGCCGATCATCGAGTCCCTGCGCGGCTTCCTCAACGGCGCGCCGCAGAGCAGCGACGTGATCCCCGCACTCGCCTGGTGCGTCGGGATCGCCATCGTCGGCTACCTGTGGGCCTCGGCCACCTTCAAGAAGCGAGCGTGA
- a CDS encoding BTAD domain-containing putative transcriptional regulator, which yields MQIGMLGAFEVRAGDGVLVDVPGARLRGLLIALALRPGQVVPKATLVDWIWGEQPPAEAANALQRLVSRLRKVLPEGSVEGQPDGYRLNIEPDAVDAVRFERLAGGAQARGGERVGQLREALALWRGAAMQDIGLQDSEAFDAAVTRLEGLRLAAMEDRFDADVELGHGAELITELTDLVAAHPMRERLVAALMRVLAAAGRDSEALLVYQRTREALADALGVDPSAELSAVHVALLRGELVRGEEARKTNVRAELTSFVGKDADVSTVRELIAVHRLTTLIGPGGAGKTRLATETARTLSDLPDGPWLVELAPVGVDSDVAQATLAALGLRDALLSDTSDLPPTDRVIAALRDREALLILDNCEHVIESAATFAHRVLGECHRLRILATSREPLGITGEALWRVMPLALPAGDAAPEAIESSPAVRLLRDRASAVRKDLAADARTLATMARVCRALDGMPLAIELAAARLRTMSLDQLADRLDDVFRLLTGGSRTALPRQRTLRAVIDWSWELLTEAERVVLRRLAVFAGGASLEAAERVCTGDTVESGDVFELLTALTEKSLVVAESDDAPRYRMLGTIKEYAAQQLAAAGESELARHAHLAYFTELAETAESHLRRADQLEWLAILGTEHDNLSAAMRGAVAAGEGQAAMRLAAYAGWYWWLSGHKVEGNELVMAATKTPGEVTDGIRAIVYALVVLFLSSGPGDEHRAKEWIHETYRIRQRLQNPAPFLELVNPLESMLREPGSFLPAWEPLLDNEDPWVRAMARLQLGKMRIVLGHPGREADDCLELALAEFRALGERFGISFALSELAERMAVRGDFADACEYYEQAIAVVIEVGAFEDVLPMRSRQAQLYWLLGTVESSDAAMADAQRYADRVTWPGALGLLALAKAVLARWSGNTEAALHQLGVATTTLGDEAELPSIRAGTQSLLGHLATDLDDARTHHTAAYQAAAEAGHASLIAQVIIGVADLALRRAQYEQAARLVAAAIGVRGLPDQSHPDEGPDRRHGTEPPRRRAVRRGGSGGKADRLVSAGRGHARFLKVAEAHR from the coding sequence GTGCAGATTGGGATGCTTGGGGCGTTCGAGGTTCGCGCGGGTGACGGCGTCCTCGTCGACGTACCGGGCGCCCGGTTGCGGGGGCTGTTGATTGCGCTGGCGTTGAGACCGGGGCAGGTGGTGCCGAAGGCGACGCTTGTCGACTGGATCTGGGGTGAGCAGCCGCCCGCCGAGGCGGCGAATGCCTTGCAGCGTTTGGTTTCCCGGCTGCGGAAGGTGCTGCCGGAGGGGTCGGTCGAAGGGCAGCCGGACGGGTACCGGTTGAACATCGAACCCGATGCCGTCGACGCAGTACGGTTCGAACGCCTCGCCGGAGGAGCTCAAGCTCGCGGCGGCGAGCGGGTTGGGCAGTTGCGCGAGGCACTTGCGTTGTGGCGTGGTGCGGCCATGCAGGACATCGGTTTACAGGACAGCGAGGCGTTCGACGCGGCGGTCACCCGGCTGGAGGGCCTACGCCTGGCAGCCATGGAGGACCGGTTCGATGCGGACGTCGAGCTCGGCCACGGTGCGGAGCTGATCACCGAACTGACCGACCTCGTGGCCGCGCATCCGATGCGCGAACGCCTTGTCGCCGCCCTGATGCGTGTCCTTGCCGCAGCCGGTCGCGACAGCGAAGCGTTGCTTGTCTACCAGCGCACCAGAGAAGCCCTGGCCGACGCGCTCGGCGTCGACCCGTCAGCGGAGCTCTCCGCGGTGCACGTCGCGTTGCTCCGCGGTGAGCTGGTACGCGGGGAGGAAGCCCGGAAGACCAATGTGCGCGCAGAACTGACCAGCTTCGTCGGCAAGGACGCAGACGTCAGCACGGTCCGCGAACTCATCGCCGTCCATCGGCTCACGACCCTGATCGGTCCGGGCGGTGCGGGAAAGACCAGGCTGGCAACGGAAACCGCACGAACGCTCAGCGACCTACCCGACGGCCCTTGGCTGGTGGAACTCGCCCCAGTCGGTGTCGACAGCGACGTGGCGCAGGCGACCCTCGCCGCGCTCGGTCTACGCGACGCCTTGCTGAGCGACACCTCGGATCTGCCGCCGACGGACCGGGTCATCGCGGCGCTGCGGGACCGGGAGGCGCTGCTCATCCTGGACAACTGCGAGCACGTGATCGAGTCCGCGGCGACCTTCGCCCATCGGGTCCTCGGCGAGTGTCACCGGCTGCGGATCCTCGCGACCAGCAGGGAACCGCTCGGTATTACCGGTGAGGCGCTCTGGCGGGTGATGCCGTTGGCCCTGCCCGCCGGCGACGCGGCCCCGGAAGCGATTGAGTCATCACCGGCTGTCCGGCTGCTGCGTGATCGAGCGAGCGCAGTACGGAAAGATCTCGCCGCCGATGCCCGCACGTTGGCGACCATGGCGCGCGTCTGCCGGGCACTGGACGGGATGCCGCTGGCGATCGAGTTGGCCGCGGCCAGGTTGCGCACGATGTCCCTCGATCAGCTCGCCGACCGGCTCGACGACGTGTTCCGGCTGCTGACGGGCGGCAGCCGGACGGCGCTGCCCCGGCAACGCACGCTGCGCGCGGTGATCGATTGGAGCTGGGAGCTGCTGACCGAAGCCGAGCGGGTGGTCCTGCGCAGGCTCGCGGTGTTCGCCGGTGGCGCGAGTCTGGAAGCAGCCGAGCGGGTCTGCACCGGCGACACGGTCGAGTCGGGCGACGTGTTCGAGTTGCTGACCGCCCTGACCGAGAAGTCGCTGGTAGTTGCCGAGAGCGACGACGCGCCGCGGTACCGGATGCTCGGCACCATCAAGGAGTACGCCGCGCAGCAGCTCGCGGCGGCGGGCGAATCGGAGCTGGCCCGACATGCTCATCTCGCCTACTTCACGGAGCTCGCCGAGACTGCGGAGTCGCATTTGCGCCGCGCCGACCAGCTGGAGTGGCTCGCTATCCTCGGGACCGAGCACGACAACCTCAGTGCTGCGATGCGCGGAGCAGTCGCGGCCGGCGAGGGCCAGGCGGCGATGCGGCTCGCGGCGTACGCGGGCTGGTACTGGTGGCTCAGCGGTCACAAGGTCGAGGGCAACGAACTGGTGATGGCTGCCACCAAGACGCCAGGCGAAGTGACCGACGGGATCCGGGCCATCGTGTACGCGCTGGTCGTCCTGTTCCTGAGCTCCGGGCCGGGCGACGAACACCGGGCCAAGGAATGGATCCACGAGACCTATCGCATCAGGCAACGCCTCCAGAATCCTGCCCCGTTCCTGGAGCTGGTGAACCCGCTGGAAAGCATGCTGCGAGAGCCGGGCTCCTTCCTCCCCGCGTGGGAACCGCTGCTCGACAACGAAGACCCTTGGGTCCGCGCGATGGCGCGGCTGCAACTCGGCAAGATGCGGATCGTGCTCGGCCATCCGGGCCGGGAGGCGGACGACTGCCTCGAGCTGGCGCTTGCCGAGTTCCGAGCCCTCGGCGAACGGTTCGGGATCTCGTTCGCCCTGTCCGAGCTGGCGGAGCGGATGGCCGTGCGTGGCGATTTCGCCGACGCGTGCGAGTACTACGAACAGGCGATCGCGGTAGTTATCGAAGTAGGTGCTTTCGAGGACGTGCTCCCGATGCGCTCGCGACAGGCTCAGCTGTACTGGCTGCTCGGCACTGTGGAATCCAGTGACGCTGCCATGGCCGACGCCCAGCGGTACGCCGATCGGGTCACCTGGCCCGGAGCACTGGGACTACTGGCCCTCGCGAAGGCGGTACTGGCTCGTTGGAGTGGCAACACCGAGGCGGCGCTTCACCAGCTCGGCGTCGCCACCACCACTCTCGGCGATGAGGCGGAGCTGCCGAGCATCCGCGCGGGAACACAAAGCCTGCTCGGGCACCTCGCCACCGATCTCGACGACGCCCGTACGCACCACACCGCGGCTTATCAGGCCGCGGCCGAGGCTGGGCACGCGTCCTTGATCGCCCAGGTGATCATCGGCGTGGCGGATCTGGCGTTGCGGCGCGCGCAGTACGAGCAGGCTGCGCGACTGGTCGCGGCAGCCATCGGCGTACGAGGGCTGCCTGATCAGTCCCACCCGGACGAGGGCCCGGATCGCCGACACGGCACTGAGCCACCTCGGCGACGCGCAGTACGCCGAGGCGGCTCAGGAGGGAAAGCAGACAGACTGGTCTCAGCTGGTCGAGGTCACGCTCGCTTCTTGAAGGTGGCCGAGGCCCACAGGTAG
- a CDS encoding sigma-70 family RNA polymerase sigma factor, protein MTEEAVAAAFEEQRGRLVALAYRMLGSRADAEDAVQEAWLRLARQDADAIANLAGWLTTVVGRVCLDVLRTRKAKPEASYDDQLPELVVTEDLDGAPEDDAVLADAVGLALLVVLDSLGPAERLAFVLHDMFAVPFEEIGQIVGKSADASKMLASRARRKVQGPHSPTDERRQQRTVLDAFLAAARTGDFEGLLRVLDPDVTLRTHTPRGVVVRLGATEVATRVQRGANTNITARRVLVNGEPGIMSWAPNGNPLSLMACTITDGRITDILSITDPAHLATLDLPPSTPKDS, encoded by the coding sequence ATGACGGAAGAGGCTGTAGCGGCTGCCTTCGAGGAGCAGCGCGGACGCCTGGTGGCGCTGGCCTACCGGATGCTCGGCTCGCGGGCGGACGCGGAGGACGCAGTACAGGAGGCGTGGCTGCGACTCGCCCGCCAGGATGCTGACGCGATCGCGAATCTCGCCGGCTGGCTGACCACTGTGGTGGGGCGGGTTTGCCTTGATGTACTGCGTACTCGCAAAGCGAAGCCGGAGGCGTCGTACGACGACCAGCTACCGGAGTTGGTCGTGACCGAGGACCTCGACGGTGCGCCCGAGGACGACGCAGTGCTCGCTGACGCGGTTGGGCTGGCGCTGCTCGTAGTACTCGACAGCCTCGGACCGGCCGAGCGGTTGGCCTTTGTGCTGCATGACATGTTCGCGGTGCCGTTCGAGGAGATCGGCCAGATCGTGGGCAAATCCGCGGACGCCAGCAAGATGCTCGCCAGCCGGGCTCGCCGGAAGGTCCAGGGTCCGCACAGTCCGACCGACGAACGTCGACAGCAGCGCACGGTTCTCGATGCCTTCCTCGCCGCAGCGCGAACCGGCGATTTCGAGGGGCTGCTACGGGTGCTCGATCCGGACGTCACCCTGCGCACCCACACCCCGCGCGGCGTGGTCGTCAGGCTCGGCGCCACCGAGGTTGCGACTCGGGTCCAGCGCGGCGCCAACACGAACATCACCGCACGCCGCGTACTCGTCAACGGCGAGCCAGGCATCATGTCCTGGGCCCCCAACGGCAACCCCCTCAGCCTGATGGCCTGCACCATCACCGACGGCCGGATCACCGACATCCTCTCCATCACCGACCCCGCCCACCTGGCCACCCTCGACCTCCCACCCTCGACCCCCAAGGATTCGTAG
- a CDS encoding DoxX family protein, producing the protein MNLALWIIAGLLAAVFLLAGANKLIIPKEKLAKAPGGGWVNDFSAGFIKTLGAVEILGAIGLIVPAAFDVAPILVPLAAVGLAAIMTGAAIVTSRRHESKHAMLNLTYLALIAIVAIGRFGPESFS; encoded by the coding sequence ATGAATCTCGCTCTGTGGATCATCGCCGGCCTGCTGGCAGCGGTCTTCCTCCTGGCGGGCGCCAACAAGCTGATCATCCCGAAGGAGAAGCTGGCCAAGGCTCCCGGCGGAGGCTGGGTCAACGACTTCAGCGCGGGCTTCATCAAGACCCTCGGTGCGGTCGAGATCCTGGGTGCCATCGGGCTGATCGTACCGGCCGCGTTCGACGTCGCGCCGATCCTGGTGCCGCTGGCGGCTGTTGGCCTGGCCGCGATCATGACCGGTGCGGCGATCGTGACGTCGCGCCGCCACGAGTCCAAGCACGCGATGCTGAATCTGACCTATCTCGCCCTGATCGCGATCGTGGCGATCGGCCGCTTCGGGCCCGAATCGTTCAGCTGA
- a CDS encoding LysR family transcriptional regulator: protein MLDVTRLRVIDALARHGSVTAAAKELHYSQPTASHHLARLEAETGAQLLQRVGRGVRLTQAGQLLADRAAEIIGRVDAADAELAAHVGLSAGRVRLAGFSTAIGSFVTRAVAALAADHPGLQISLTDTHPLEALDLLRAGRIDVAIVFRYDESEPEPPGVRLLHLLDDPIYLLTTRRTKSLAALRDATWIAGCERCNGHLLSVCDAEGFEPDIRYRTDDMVVMQELVAAGLGVTTIPGLALEAHRAKKIISTRLPGSHRHIYAATYGEPPDPPATAALLAALTNAATA, encoded by the coding sequence ATGTTGGATGTCACCAGGCTCCGCGTCATCGACGCACTCGCTCGGCATGGGTCCGTCACGGCGGCAGCCAAGGAGCTGCACTATTCGCAGCCCACGGCCAGCCATCACCTCGCCCGGCTCGAGGCGGAGACCGGCGCGCAACTGCTGCAGCGGGTCGGCCGCGGCGTACGGCTCACGCAGGCAGGCCAACTCCTGGCCGACCGGGCCGCCGAAATCATCGGGCGGGTCGACGCCGCCGACGCGGAACTCGCCGCCCACGTAGGGCTGAGCGCTGGACGCGTGCGCCTGGCCGGGTTCTCGACCGCGATCGGGTCCTTCGTCACCCGGGCGGTGGCAGCGCTCGCGGCCGATCATCCGGGTCTGCAGATCAGCCTCACCGACACGCATCCGCTCGAAGCGCTGGACCTGCTGCGGGCGGGCAGGATCGACGTCGCGATCGTCTTCCGGTACGACGAAAGCGAGCCCGAGCCGCCCGGCGTACGCCTGCTTCACCTGCTCGACGACCCGATCTACCTGCTGACCACCCGGCGTACGAAAAGCCTGGCCGCGTTGCGCGACGCCACCTGGATCGCCGGTTGCGAGCGCTGCAACGGCCATCTCCTGTCGGTGTGCGACGCCGAAGGTTTCGAGCCCGACATCCGCTACAGGACCGACGACATGGTCGTCATGCAGGAGCTGGTCGCTGCCGGCCTCGGCGTGACCACCATCCCCGGTCTGGCGCTGGAGGCCCACCGCGCGAAGAAGATCATCTCCACCCGGCTGCCGGGCTCCCATCGCCACATCTACGCGGCCACGTACGGCGAACCGCCCGATCCACCCGCCACCGCCGCCCTGCTCGCCGCGCTGACCAATGCCGCTACCGCCTGA
- a CDS encoding cysteine dioxygenase family protein: MTITAQHLPVSELTDLIDGVRTAIAVHTDWSATADLVADQLRRNLPTPAVLTAEQRLGSPDKYCSHTLYADPDGSFSIIALVWRPGQLTRIHDHVTWCVFGVIQGTEHEELYDEDLNLVGRSDNHVGDVSGFAPPGDIHRVHNTGDTTAISIHIYGTDVTRIGSSARRFYN; the protein is encoded by the coding sequence ATGACGATCACAGCGCAACACCTCCCGGTCAGCGAACTGACCGATCTGATCGACGGCGTCCGTACTGCGATCGCCGTCCACACCGACTGGTCCGCCACGGCCGACCTCGTCGCCGACCAACTGCGCCGGAACCTGCCAACGCCCGCAGTACTGACTGCCGAACAACGACTGGGTTCGCCGGACAAGTACTGCAGCCACACCCTGTACGCCGATCCGGACGGCTCCTTCTCGATCATCGCGTTGGTATGGCGACCAGGGCAGCTCACGAGGATCCACGACCACGTGACGTGGTGTGTGTTCGGCGTCATCCAGGGCACGGAACACGAGGAGCTGTACGACGAAGACCTCAACCTCGTCGGCCGCAGCGACAACCACGTCGGCGACGTCAGCGGCTTCGCCCCTCCCGGCGACATCCACCGAGTCCACAACACCGGCGACACCACCGCGATCTCGATCCACATCTACGGCACAGACGTCACCCGAATAGGCTCCAGCGCCCGCCGCTTCTACAACTAA
- a CDS encoding GNAT family N-acetyltransferase: MNGSVLRAAVAGDVEKVAELRAVVMRADLERLGRYDEHRVRQRLRDSFSTQYSSIIEIDGELAGCVTLRPADDGLLLEHFYVAPAFQGRGLGSTVLRTLLDQSDAQNMAVRLNVLQGSPARHLYERHGFTLDSEDPIDVFMTRLPRSTG, from the coding sequence GTGAATGGTTCGGTACTACGTGCCGCGGTGGCTGGGGATGTCGAGAAGGTCGCGGAGCTACGGGCCGTGGTGATGCGTGCGGATCTGGAGCGGCTCGGGCGGTACGACGAGCACCGGGTGCGGCAACGGCTGCGGGATTCCTTCTCGACGCAGTACTCGTCGATCATCGAGATCGACGGCGAGCTCGCCGGATGCGTCACGCTGAGGCCCGCCGACGATGGCTTGTTGCTGGAGCACTTCTACGTCGCTCCAGCGTTCCAGGGCCGCGGCCTCGGATCGACAGTCTTGCGCACACTGCTGGACCAGAGCGACGCGCAGAACATGGCGGTCCGGCTGAACGTCCTACAGGGCAGCCCGGCCCGCCACCTCTACGAACGCCACGGCTTCACCCTCGACTCCGAAGACCCGATCGACGTCTTCATGACCCGCCTCCCCCGCAGTACCGGCTAG
- a CDS encoding helix-turn-helix transcriptional regulator: MPSGKSVPPSTGSLRLDAETAIVLREAFHKIEAQYRTDHHGLYDYVRAVAGKLARVDTFYVGFLQGSNRVRYPYGYDSGKFDDPATHIYGPSGQTAWLLKHRQTYRFGYDNGAVLQGGVACGDTSKQSADAVTVPLFRPADDGSRDQLFGMVSMHSYAPDSYDDNAVRAFEWLAGMIARVLTRGAEDRDALRLLPAGEDSPNSLTSDHVMEYLSNRIASLRTMAADALTAGEMADPVKDQLEALIRTAEQTQSELIEMMLDVDEGPERRFTSLTSAQQGVAVLLVDGYDNDQLATELGISLNTVKSHLSTILRKYDLDSRAQVADDVRRYLAR, translated from the coding sequence GTGCCGAGCGGAAAATCTGTGCCGCCGTCGACCGGATCGCTCCGGCTCGACGCGGAGACGGCCATCGTCCTTCGCGAGGCGTTCCACAAGATCGAGGCGCAGTACCGCACCGACCACCACGGGTTGTACGACTACGTCCGCGCGGTCGCGGGCAAGCTCGCCCGGGTCGACACGTTCTATGTCGGCTTCCTGCAGGGCTCGAACAGGGTGCGCTACCCGTACGGGTACGACAGCGGGAAGTTCGACGATCCGGCGACTCACATCTACGGTCCGAGCGGTCAGACCGCCTGGCTGCTCAAGCATCGGCAGACCTATCGCTTCGGCTACGACAACGGCGCTGTGCTGCAGGGCGGAGTGGCGTGTGGCGACACCAGCAAGCAGTCGGCCGACGCTGTCACGGTGCCCCTCTTCCGCCCGGCCGACGACGGGTCGCGCGATCAGCTGTTCGGCATGGTGTCGATGCACAGTTACGCGCCGGACAGCTACGACGACAACGCGGTACGGGCGTTCGAGTGGCTGGCCGGGATGATCGCCCGGGTGCTGACCCGAGGGGCCGAGGACCGCGATGCGCTGCGGTTGCTCCCGGCCGGTGAGGACAGTCCGAACTCGCTCACGTCCGATCACGTGATGGAGTACCTCTCGAACCGGATCGCCTCACTGCGGACGATGGCGGCGGATGCGCTGACCGCGGGCGAGATGGCGGATCCGGTGAAGGACCAACTGGAGGCCCTGATCCGGACGGCCGAGCAGACGCAGTCCGAGTTGATCGAGATGATGCTGGACGTCGACGAGGGGCCGGAGCGCCGGTTCACCAGCCTCACCAGCGCACAACAGGGCGTCGCGGTCCTGCTGGTGGATGGCTACGACAACGACCAGCTCGCGACCGAACTCGGAATCAGCCTCAACACGGTCAAGTCGCACCTCAGCACGATCCTGCGCAAGTACGACCTGGACAGCCGCGCCCAGGTAGCCGACGACGTCCGCCGCTACCTCGCCCGCTAG
- a CDS encoding phospholipase D-like domain-containing protein has translation MIPRKTNSSIAHNKFLVLLHDDVPQEVWTGSTNITWGGVFGQSNVGHLVRDAAIASQYFDYWQRIAVDPQYDRLRPADTEATPTPTIPPPAGLAPIFSPRTTLDLIDWYAGEAAKAKKSFFMTAAFGVHDKIAAAVAPESDVMRYFVLEKPQGAGGVRFETDHDVKVAVGSFLQTAILDRWTKEQLTGLNPMVQYTHTKFMLIDPLGDQPLVISGSGNFSDPSVHENDENMLVIQGDSRVADIYLGEFLRIFNHFYFRYLVQKFKDSDATAYLSPDDGWVGRYYDKTTPSYRQRLLFH, from the coding sequence ATGATTCCGCGCAAGACCAACAGTTCGATCGCGCACAACAAGTTCCTGGTGCTGCTCCACGACGACGTACCGCAGGAGGTCTGGACCGGGTCGACCAACATCACCTGGGGCGGCGTCTTCGGTCAGTCCAACGTCGGCCACCTGGTCCGGGACGCCGCGATCGCGAGCCAGTACTTCGACTACTGGCAACGGATCGCGGTCGATCCGCAGTACGACCGGCTGCGGCCCGCCGATACCGAGGCCACGCCGACGCCGACGATCCCACCACCGGCCGGGCTGGCGCCGATCTTCAGTCCGCGGACGACGCTGGACCTGATCGACTGGTACGCGGGGGAGGCGGCCAAGGCGAAGAAGTCCTTCTTCATGACGGCGGCCTTCGGGGTGCACGACAAGATCGCCGCGGCGGTCGCGCCCGAGTCCGACGTGATGCGGTACTTCGTCCTCGAGAAACCCCAGGGCGCCGGCGGCGTGCGGTTCGAGACCGATCATGACGTCAAGGTCGCCGTCGGCTCGTTCCTGCAGACCGCGATCCTCGACCGCTGGACCAAGGAACAACTCACCGGCCTCAATCCGATGGTGCAGTACACCCACACCAAGTTCATGCTGATCGACCCGCTCGGCGATCAGCCGCTGGTGATCTCGGGATCGGGCAACTTCAGCGATCCGTCGGTGCACGAGAACGACGAGAACATGCTGGTGATCCAGGGCGACAGCCGGGTGGCCGACATCTATCTCGGCGAGTTCCTGCGGATCTTCAACCATTTCTACTTCCGCTACCTGGTGCAGAAGTTCAAGGACTCGGACGCGACGGCGTACCTGAGCCCCGACGACGGCTGGGTCGGCCGGTACTACGACAAGACGACCCCCAGTTACCGCCAGCGACTCCTCTTCCACTAG
- a CDS encoding GuaB1 family IMP dehydrogenase-related protein, translated as MRFLGERVPEQDLTFNDVFLVPNRSAVSSRLDVDLSTGDGTGASIPIVAANMTAVSGRRMAETIARCGGLAVIPQDIPVEVVTEVVSWIKKRHTIYDTPLVLTPTGTVGDALNLLPKRGHGAVIVVDNGRAVGVVTDADCEGVDRFTQLEGIMSRELLTLPAGIAAEDAFNQLHDGRHRLAPVVDGDGSIVGILTRQRALRATLYEPAVDASGNLRVAAAIGINGDAELKAKALLDAGIDVLVIDTAHGHQERMLDVLRVVRALDPQVPIVAGNVVTADGVSDLVEAGADIVKVGVGPGAMCTTRMQTAVGRPQFSAVLECATRARELGKHVWADGGVRHPRDVALALAAGASSVMVGSWFAGTYESPGDPHRDSDGRIYKESFGMASARAVRSRTSEDTPFQRARKGFFGEGISTARMYLDPERPSVEDLLDSIVSGVRSSCTYVGATNLQEFHEHAVVGIQSAAGYSEGKPLNTSW; from the coding sequence GTGCGTTTTCTTGGTGAGCGGGTTCCGGAGCAGGATCTGACCTTCAACGACGTGTTCCTGGTGCCGAACAGGTCCGCGGTCTCGTCGCGGCTGGACGTGGACCTGTCGACCGGGGACGGGACGGGCGCGTCGATCCCGATCGTCGCGGCGAACATGACGGCGGTGTCCGGCCGGCGGATGGCCGAGACGATCGCGCGCTGCGGCGGGCTGGCGGTGATCCCGCAGGACATTCCCGTCGAGGTGGTGACCGAGGTCGTCTCCTGGATCAAGAAGCGGCACACCATCTACGACACACCGCTGGTGCTGACGCCCACCGGGACCGTCGGCGATGCGCTGAACCTGTTGCCCAAGCGCGGCCACGGAGCCGTCATCGTCGTCGACAACGGCCGTGCCGTCGGGGTCGTGACCGACGCCGACTGCGAGGGCGTCGACCGGTTCACCCAGCTCGAAGGGATCATGTCCCGCGAACTGCTGACCCTGCCCGCCGGGATCGCCGCGGAGGACGCCTTCAACCAGTTGCACGACGGGCGGCATCGGCTGGCGCCGGTGGTCGACGGCGACGGCAGCATCGTCGGGATCCTCACCCGCCAGCGCGCTCTCCGCGCAACCCTCTACGAACCCGCGGTCGATGCCTCCGGCAACCTTCGGGTCGCGGCAGCGATCGGCATCAACGGCGACGCCGAACTGAAGGCGAAAGCCTTGCTGGACGCGGGCATCGACGTACTGGTGATCGACACCGCGCACGGTCATCAGGAGCGGATGCTCGACGTACTGCGGGTCGTCCGTGCCCTCGATCCGCAGGTGCCCATCGTCGCGGGCAACGTCGTCACCGCCGATGGGGTCAGCGACCTCGTCGAGGCCGGCGCCGACATCGTGAAGGTCGGAGTCGGGCCGGGCGCGATGTGTACGACCCGGATGCAGACGGCCGTCGGCCGGCCGCAGTTCTCGGCCGTCCTCGAGTGCGCGACCCGGGCTCGCGAACTGGGCAAGCACGTCTGGGCCGACGGGGGAGTCCGGCATCCGCGAGATGTCGCGCTCGCCCTGGCCGCCGGTGCGTCCAGCGTGATGGTCGGTTCGTGGTTCGCGGGCACGTACGAGTCACCCGGCGATCCGCATCGCGACAGCGACGGCCGGATCTACAAGGAGAGCTTCGGGATGGCGTCCGCCCGCGCGGTCCGGTCCCGTACGTCGGAGGACACGCCCTTCCAGCGAGCGCGCAAGGGCTTCTTCGGCGAAGGCATCTCGACCGCCCGGATGTACCTCGACCCGGAGCGACCGAGCGTCGAGGACCTGCTCGACTCCATCGTCTCCGGCGTCCGCAGCTCCTGCACGTATGTCGGCGCGACGAACCTGCAGGAGTTCCACGAGCACGCGGTCGTGGGCATCCAGTCGGCAGCCGGCTACTCCGAGGGCAAACCGCTCAACACGAGCTGGTGA